One genomic region from Prevotella sp. Rep29 encodes:
- a CDS encoding exodeoxyribonuclease III, whose protein sequence is MKFISWNVNGLRACVGKGFEDIFRTLDADFFCLQETKMQEGQLDIHFDGYRSYWNSAEKKGYSGTAVFTKHQPLSVSYGIGIDKHDHEGRVITLEMERFFLVTVYTPNSQDELRRLDYRMKWEDDFRAYLMELDKRKPVIVCGDLNVAHEEIDLKNPKSNRRNAGFTDEERGKFTTLLDSGFADTFRSLHPTQITYSWWSYRFQARAKNAGWRIDYFVVSNRLMDNVEEANIHTDIMGSDHCPVEIILNDSSI, encoded by the coding sequence ATGAAGTTCATTTCATGGAACGTCAACGGACTGCGGGCATGCGTCGGGAAAGGATTTGAAGACATCTTCCGGACGCTCGATGCCGATTTCTTCTGCCTGCAGGAAACCAAGATGCAGGAAGGACAGCTCGACATCCATTTCGACGGCTATCGCTCCTACTGGAACTCTGCCGAGAAGAAAGGCTATTCGGGGACGGCTGTCTTCACCAAGCATCAGCCCCTCAGCGTGAGCTACGGCATCGGTATTGACAAGCACGACCACGAAGGACGAGTCATCACACTGGAAATGGAACGATTCTTCCTCGTGACGGTCTATACCCCCAACTCGCAGGACGAACTGCGACGACTCGACTATCGCATGAAATGGGAAGATGACTTCCGGGCGTATCTCATGGAACTGGACAAGCGAAAGCCCGTCATCGTCTGCGGAGACCTCAACGTGGCACACGAGGAAATTGACCTGAAAAACCCAAAGTCCAACCGGCGCAACGCCGGCTTTACCGATGAAGAGCGCGGGAAATTCACCACGTTGCTCGACAGCGGATTTGCCGATACGTTCCGTTCACTCCACCCCACCCAAATCACCTACTCCTGGTGGTCGTACCGCTTCCAGGCACGGGCAAAGAATGCGGGGTGGCGCATTGACTATTTTGTGGTGTCCAACAGACTGATGGACAACGTGGAAGAGGCAAACATCCATACCGACATCATGGGTTCCGATCACTGCCCGGTGGAAATTATATTGAACGACAGTTCGATATAA